The following are encoded in a window of Pseudomonas graminis genomic DNA:
- the gshB gene encoding glutathione synthase: MSIRLGIVMDPIERISYKKDSSLAMLLAAQARGWSLFYMEQHDLYQDAGQARARMKPLKVFADPAHWFELEAEVDSGLDDLDVILMRKDPPFDMEFVYSTYLLEQAERAGVLVVNKPQSLRDCNEKLFATLFPQCTPPTLVSRRADIIREFAAKHGDVILKPLDGMGGASIFRHRVGDPNLSVILETLTKHGHEQIMAQAYLPAIKDGDKRILMVDGEPVPYCLARIPAAGETRGNLAAGGRGEARPLTDRDRWIAAEIGPTLREKGLLFVGLDVIGEHLTEINVTSPTCIREIDNAFGTDIGGMLMDVIEKKLQARA, from the coding sequence ATGAGCATTCGCCTGGGAATCGTCATGGACCCCATCGAGCGCATCTCCTATAAAAAGGACAGCTCGCTGGCCATGCTCCTGGCAGCGCAGGCCCGCGGCTGGTCGTTGTTCTATATGGAGCAGCACGACCTGTACCAGGACGCCGGCCAGGCCCGCGCCCGCATGAAACCGCTGAAAGTCTTCGCCGACCCGGCTCACTGGTTCGAGCTGGAAGCCGAAGTCGACAGCGGTCTGGATGATCTGGACGTGATCCTGATGCGCAAGGATCCGCCGTTCGACATGGAGTTCGTCTACTCCACCTATCTGCTCGAACAAGCCGAGCGCGCCGGCGTGCTGGTGGTCAACAAGCCGCAAAGCCTGCGTGACTGCAACGAGAAGCTGTTCGCCACGCTGTTCCCGCAATGCACGCCGCCCACGCTGGTCAGCCGTCGTGCGGACATCATCCGTGAGTTCGCTGCGAAGCACGGCGATGTCATTCTCAAGCCGCTGGACGGCATGGGCGGCGCATCGATCTTCCGCCACCGCGTCGGTGACCCGAACCTGTCGGTGATCCTCGAAACCCTGACCAAGCATGGCCATGAGCAGATCATGGCGCAGGCGTATCTGCCGGCGATCAAGGACGGCGACAAGCGCATTCTGATGGTTGACGGCGAACCGGTTCCGTATTGCCTGGCAAGGATCCCGGCCGCTGGCGAAACACGAGGCAATCTGGCAGCAGGTGGTCGTGGCGAAGCCCGCCCTCTGACGGACCGCGATCGCTGGATCGCCGCCGAAATCGGCCCGACGCTGCGGGAAAAAGGCTTGCTGTTTGTAGGCCTGGACGTAATTGGCGAGCACCTGACCGAAATCAACGTCACCAGCCCGACCTGCATCCGCGAGATCGACAACGCGTTCGGGACGGACATTGGCGGCATGTTGATGGATGTGATCGAGAAGAAGCTGCAGGCGCGCGCTTAA
- the pilG gene encoding twitching motility response regulator PilG, translating to MEQHSAPLKVMVIDDSRTIRRTAETLLKNVGCEVITAIDGFDALAKIADNHPRIIFVDIMMPRLDGYQTCALIKNNRAFKSTPVIMLSSRDGLFDKAKGRIVGSDQFLTKPFSKEELLSAIKAHVPGFVAVEQQLS from the coding sequence ATGGAACAGCATTCAGCCCCATTGAAAGTGATGGTCATCGACGACTCCCGAACGATTCGTCGCACCGCCGAGACGCTGCTGAAAAACGTCGGCTGTGAAGTGATCACCGCCATCGACGGCTTCGACGCACTGGCCAAGATTGCCGACAATCATCCCAGAATCATTTTCGTCGACATCATGATGCCCAGGCTCGACGGGTATCAGACGTGCGCGTTGATCAAGAACAATCGGGCGTTCAAATCCACGCCGGTGATCATGTTGTCCTCAAGGGACGGGCTCTTCGACAAGGCCAAGGGGCGCATCGTCGGTTCCGATCAGTTTTTGACCAAACCGTTCAGCAAGGAAGAACTGCTCAGTGCGATCAAGGCCCATGTGCCCGGGTTCGTTGCAGTCGAACAACAACTATCTTGA